GTTTGGGCTTTATATAATCTTCAGAAAAAAAATTGGATTCTATCAGCATTTTTAATTGCATTTTCAATCAATGTGAAATTGATTCCGCTTCTTTTCTTACCATTGTTTTTCTTTTGGTTTATAAAGAAAGAAAACAACATACAATGGAATCAATTTGGTAAACTAATTTTATTTTACAGCATCATAATATTAATGTCTATCGCTTTATTTGTTCCATTTTTTTCAAATGAATTGATAGATAGTTACACTAACTCTATTGGTTTATGGTTCCGTAATTTTGAATTTAATGCTAGTTTCTACTATATTTTAAGAGAGATTGGCTATATGTTTAGAGGTTATAATGAAATTGCCACAATAGGCAAAATAACACCGGTTTTAACCATTCTTTTTTTAGCATATCTAACTTTCTTTAAACGTAATAATTTATTTGAAACTTTGGCTACATCTATGTTATTTGGGCTTTCGTTCTACTATTTCACAACAACAACAATGCATCCATGGTATTTAGCCACGTTAATCGTATTATCTATATTCACTAAATATCGATTTCCTTTAATATGGTCGGCCATGATTATTTTAAGTTATCAAGCTTACGCTAATACACCTTGGAAAGAAAATTTATGGTTTGTTTTTGTGGAGTATTTAGTAGTGTATTTATTTATGTTTTATGAAATAAAAACCCACTCACGTCTGAGTGGGAAAAATTGCTATGAAAAAGAAAAAGAAAGTGGTTTATAACCACATAACAAATATAAAGTTAATTCTGTTTTGTCCAAAATAAATTAACATTTTATTGTTAAATTTTTAACACAATTTTTTCTTCTTCAATAATTTATATTGTTGAAAATTTACAATAAGGAATTTTCTTTTTATTCTTCATTAAAAAAAGCCCAATTAAAATTGGACTCTTATTTTTTATTCTACCATAAAGCTTATTGGTAAGGTATATCTCACCTTTGCTGGTTCATTATTTTGAATTCCTGGTTTAAACTTTGGAATTTTTTTAATAATTCTACTTGTTTCTTTCTTTAATCGTGGGTGTGGCGCCCTAATCACAATATCAGTAATTTCTCCCTTTTTATCTATCACAAATTGAGTTACAATTCTTTTTTTACCACTTTGTAAACCTAATTCATTTGCCAAATCAGTATTAAAATGACGTTGAACTAAACGTTTCATTTTCTTCTCAAAACAAACTCTAGCTTCGCTTTCAGATAAATCTTCACATCCTTTAAAAATAGGAGCTTTCTGTACAAAAGTCATTGAGACTGGTTCGTCTTCTTTTTTAGCAACATCTTCTTCAACAATTTCTATAATATCGTCATCATTAACTTCAACAATATCATCATCACTGTCTATGACTTGCTCAATAATCTCTTGATCATTTTCTACGACTTCTGGTTTTTCTAATACAACAGGTTTTTGTCTAGTTTTTTTAACCGCCTGCTCAACCTTTTCAACTCGTTTGATTAGAACTGGTAATTGTTCAAAAACGATTGGTTTGGAATTGTCTTCATCATACTTTTCTGCTACTTCTTTTTTTAACTCAGTTTTGTACTCTAGTGTTACAAAAACAATAAAAAGCACAGCCACTAAGCCTAACTGCATAAAAATAGTTGAGAATTTCTCTAGCTGTTTTTTTGGATTTTTTTTAAACTTTTTCATCTTATTAGTTTTTAAATTGATATTTAAAAACACCAAAAAACATGCCATAAAAAAAGCAGCTTAAAAGCTGCTTTTTTATTTATATCTATAAATGTTATTCTACATTAAAGGTAATAGGTAAAGTATAACCTACACGTACTGGTTTACCTCTTTGTCTACCAGGTACCATTTTAGGTAGCTTTTTTGCAATTCTCTCTGCTTCCTTTTTTAATCTTGGATGCGGTGCTCTTGCTCTTACACTAGTAATTGTTCCGTCTTTATCAATTTTAAACTGAACAAAGATTCTTTTTTTACCAGGTGCTAAACCTAACTCATTTGCTAATTCTGCATCAAAGTATCTTTGAACGTGCTTACGCATTTTTTTGTTCAAACAGTCTTTCTTCTGCTGATTAGTTCCTTTACAACCAGGAAATACAGGTACCTCTTCAATAATAGAGAACGGTACATCTTCCACAACTTCCTCTACTTCTTCTATCTCTTCTATTTCTTCAACTTCTACAGCTTCAGATTCATCAGTTTCAGTAGATTCGATTACAGTTTCTTCTATCTCCTTGTCGTCCTCAACAACTTCAATTTTTTCAGGTGTTGGTGGTGGTGGAGCAGGTGGTGGCGGTGGCGGTGGTGGCGGTGCATTAATGACTAACGTCTCTTCCTCTACTTCGGAACCAAGATCCGCACTACCTAAATCACCATAGTCTTTCTCGTAAGTTTTATACTCTATTGCTACGTAAGTAACGAATAAAGCTAAAACCAAACCAAGTTGTATAAACAACTTACTATAGTTTTCAAGGTTAAATTTTGGATTTTTCTTTATTTCCATCCTTTTAGTTTTTTCTGGTTTGCTAATTTAGTTAAATTCTTTGGACTTTTACAAGCTATTTAACATATTGATTAGATTTTTTTCAATTCTATTAAAAAATAACAAACCTATTAATACTCCTACAGTATTTGCTAGCATATCTAGATATTCAAACGATCTGTAGCTCGTTAAATTCGCTTGAAGAAATTCCATTAAAATTCCAAAAGCGATACATAAGATTACAACTGCTTTTTTCTTGCTTTTTTTTATGAAAGCTAACATCCAAATTACAGCTAGTGTAAAGTATGCTAAAGCATGTTGTACTTTATCTATAGAACTAAAATTTATTATTGACTTTCCTTTAAGATTTGCTAAGCTTAAGTAAGTAATTATTAAAGTTAGTAATATAGCAAGGTATATAGCTTTATCCTTTAATAAGCTCTTGATAAGCTTCAGCATCTAATAATCCTTCTATTTGGCTAGTATCAGCTATTTTTATTTTAATCATCCAACCTGCTCCATAAGGATCAGAATTCACCAATTCTGGCTCGTCTTCTAAAGTTTCATTAAATTCAGTCACCTCACCTGTTAAAGGCATAAAAAGGTCTGAAACAGTTTTTACAGCTTCTACAGAGCCAAAAACTTCTTCTATTGCTACAGTATCATCTAAAGTATCTACGTCCACGTAAACGATATCACCTAACTCACTTTGTGCAAAGTCAGTGATTCCTATTGTAGCCACATCACCCTCTATTTTTATCCATTCATGGTCTTTCGTGTACTTTAATTCTGCTGGAATATTCATTGTAATGTTGTTTTATATATGTTTAGATTTGATTTTAGTTTCCTAAGTTATATACTAGATTAAATCCTCCATTAATTGATTGTCTAGGAAAATTTGTTGAAATAGCATAATCGAATGTATTATGGTTATAATAAAATGAAACTGTTAAGTTCTTATTTAAATTATAATCTGCTAAAAACTTTAATCCGAATAAGCGTTCTCCTCCAGTAATCTGATTATTTTGCTCATCAATAGAACGTATTAATGTTAAGTTATCTCGCAAAGATATGTCTGCTCTGAAATTAACATCTCCTTTAAGAGTTTCTTTTTTGCCAGTAATTCTCGTGATAAATTTAACGTCTTTTATTCTATATCCTAGTCCAAGAACGTACTCAGTTCCTTTAATATCTGTTAATGTGTTATTATTAAAGTTAAGTGTTAAACTTCTATCTTTATTAATTTGCCCACGGAATGAAAAGGAATTTTTCATTTTCATATCCACTTTAATTAAAGGCGAAAACTCGTCTACTAAAGTTGCTGACGAAATTAATAATTCTGGTTGATAATTCCCCGAACTATTTGTTAAACTAAGATCATTAGGATCGAACTGTAAATTATTTGTATAATTAAGAATACTATAAGATGATTTATAACTATGAGATAAAGTAAAAGAAGAGAATCTCTTTTTAAACCATTTAACTTTCATTAAACCATTATAACGCATCGTCCAATTTGGAATTGGTATATTTCTAAAAATACCTGTGTCTACATCGTTAGGATTAACTCCAGAATAAGCAGCTAAGAAAGCTGGTAACATAGATTGTTGTCCTTCTCTTTGAAAAGCTCTAAAAATTCCATTAGGTTGTGCTTGACTCGCTAGTCTATCAGATACAATTTGCCTGTAGCCTAAGAACTTTTCATACAATGCATCACTATCTTCAAACATAGTTCCTAGCATGAAATGACTAATATTAAAGTTTCCAGTTTCAAATGCTAATAAGTCTGGATTTTGTCTTACGCTACCATCTGCAAATCTAACTATATCTAACTGTTGGCTTGTATTAGATGTTCTAATACGAGTTCCTCTTAAGTCAATAGTAAAATCTTTAAATGGTTTGATTGAAATGTTATAATCTAATTTGTTGGCTTGAGTTTGAGCAAAATTCTTATTGAAATAATCTTCATTTTCTCCTCTGGTAACTAACCAACCTTGTTCAATACCTTTACTTATGATATCTGTTTGGCTACCAAAAACAAAACCGAAAGTAGGAGCTGCATTTCCATTAAAATTACTTCTTCCTAAGAAGCCTACAGATGGTCGATAACCTTGTAATAAAGTTCCATTTTCTTGAGAGTAACTAATCTTTGCACGCTTTACTGATGTTATTACATCGTAAGTTCCTTTTAATAACTTTTGACTAAAAGATGCATTCTTCTTTAGCTTAGGTTTTGGAGCATTTTTAGCTTTTGCTCCTAAAGCTACTTTACCTTTAGCACCTTTCTTTTTAGTTCCTTTTAGTAATAATTTATCTAAACCTAATGTTTTATAAAAACGGTTAAAATCTATAGTAGCATTAATGTTATGCTTATTGGCATTTTGAATCATATTACCCACTTTATCCTCAATACTTACATCTACAGAATTTCCATTAATATCTGTTTCAGTAATGGTACTTCTAGAAGAAGCCTGCCAATCAAAATCAGCAGTGTAACCATAATCTGAAGTAATAAAATTTAAATATGGTAACTTATTTATTGGTAAGTTATATGTTGCATTTAAAGTCTGATGGTATTGATTCCTTCTACCAAAGGCAAAGAATTTATCAAAAATTTCAAGTTCTTCATCTTCACCAAAACTATCATATATATAATTGTTTGTTGCTTTGAAGTTTAAATTCAATGAACGAGTTAAATCAAACACAACAGCATAATCCCAATCAAATAGAAACCTTCTTTGTATTAATTCAGGCTGTGCTACTGGTAAGTCGACTAAATTTCTTGATTGTTGTAGATTATAATTTCTATTTATTTTTGAGTTTAATGCTAATGATTTAGGTATAGGATTAAAATTTAAATCTTTTATAAATTTCCAGTGCTTACTCTTTAATTTTTCTGATTTTTTAAAAGGCTCTATACTCCAAGGAGCAAAATTGAAATTATAACTAGCTCCTGCCATTAAATTTTGATTGACAAATCTCTCAATATTATAATCTCTGTGAAACTCTTCATTGAAAGCATAAGAAACAGAAATGTTTTCAACATCGTAAAACTTAGGTTTTTTGTCACTTTTAGGGTTTCTGTTTTTCTTAACATTAATAAAGCTAATACTTTTTCTTCTAGTATAATCTTGGGCATTCTCTGCATTTCGCTTTACTTGATCTGATCCGGAAGCTTTTGCATCTGCAAGCTCTACATCTTGATATTGTGGATCGAATTTTGGATCAATAAATTGCTCTCCATAACTATAACTCATAGGTACTTGCATGTTCCATTTTTGAGGCATCATTTTACCTAATTGAACATTTGTAGCTACACTATATTGTTTATTTTCTTCTAAACTTCGCTCTTGTACTCTTTGGTCTACATTTCCAAAACCTACAGTAGACATGCTTCCTGCTAAACTTAAATCTGCAACATCAGCAAAATTTGCATCTGCATTTAATACAGCTGCCCAACCTCCTTTATTATCAAAACCAACTGCTCTTAATTCGTTAAACCAAACTTCTCCGCTAACATTGGTAGATGTATTATTTTTCACTCCTAACAATACTGTTCTAATTTGAGCTAAAGTCGGATTACCTTTAACTTTAATTATTAGTCCGTTTGATGCTGTACTTGTATATACATCTGTAACTGCTGTTCCAGTTCCATCACGTTCAAGTTTTAAACTTGCTAATTCTGTTAACTGAACATCTAAATTATTTTCCTCTGGCCACACATCTAAAGGACCCGCACTTGATGTAGATAATATTAATGGTCTTTCAATTTCGTAATAGTTATCATTCAAATCTGTTCCTAATCTGATGATAGCATTCATATCATTATCTCCTACTACTCTACCTGGAATATCTTCAGCGTGTAAGAACATTTTTAAATTCTTATATCGACGTAAATCGATACTAATGTTTTTGAAAATAGCTCTAGCTTTATTAGGTTCTAAATCTGTAACTGTAATTGTAGATGATTGTTCGTTTTGTCTTTGTATTCTGTTGGTTCCTTGTAACTGTTCTCTAGGAATTCCTGGAGGTAGTTCATAACGATCGTCATTTTGCTCGATACTTACTACACCAACTTCAAAGTTATTTAAATCAACATTATCTAAATCTTCTTGAGGTTGTACTGCAGGATCTAAAGTTCTAGTATATCGTCTCCAATCACCACGAACTAATTCTAACTCTGCGAAACGTAAAACTACAGGCATTCTAAACTGTGTTAAATACATACGCATAAAACGAATACTATTAAAATCTGTAATACCTCCTACTGCTTGAGAAAAACCATTTCTAACTGGAATTCTAAACTGGTACCAAGTAGTACTTCTTGTATCTCCGTTAGGTAAAGAAATAGGTTCAGATTTTACATCTACAATAAAATTAGATCCTTTAACTAAATCATTCTTTTTTAGTGATACTTCATATTCGAAATAAGCACTAACCGCATCCATGGTTTGATCACGGTTTAAATCTTCAGCATCAGGATAAGTAGAACCTGATGTTGGAAAGTCTTCACTAGATTGATCTATTGTTGGTGAGTTTCCTTGGGTACCATTATAGTTTTTATAACGAGTAAGAATTGAAGCTCCTGTAGCATCGAATTCACTTCCTCTAAAAAATTGGAAATTATCTCCTGCTGGGTCATTTCCAAAAATGCTTCTTGCTTGTTCTACATTTGTAATTCCAGGAAAATTTTGAACAATTTTCTCAAGTTCTTGTGTATCATTTAATCCATCTAAACCAACATCTTGCTGTGATCTTTCATCTGGATCTGTACTAAATGCATATAAAATAGATGGATTTCTTGGAATATTACCCCAAACTGTTTCAACTTGTGGTGCAGGATTTTGAGTTGTAGACAAACCATTTTCAAACTGCTTTTGTGAATCTCTAAGAATATCTTCAGAAATACTTCCTAAGTTAATAAATAATTTTCCTTGATTAATATCACTTTGTGGATCAACTCCATTTGGTAAACCTTCTTCAGTAGTTAAAGAATATCCTTCATACGGATCCATTAACCAAAACTGAACATACTCTACGTTTGCTTGCTCGAAGTTATTAGTAGTTGTTAGAGCACGCATTATTCCTCCCCATTTGTCTTCTGGATTTCCTGCTGCTTGATTAAAGTTATACGGACCTCTTTCGTTTGGATAGAATGCTAAATCTAACGTACGCACAAGGTTTAACTGGGTGATATCTAAATCTGTATTTGGAAATAATTCAGAGAAACTAATTTGCCTTACTTCATTTCTTGATAATTCAATATCATTGATATTAGATGGTCTTGCGGCGCCATTGGTATAAAATAACTGATCAATACTATACCAAGCTAATTTTCCTCTATTATCATTATATCTTAAGTCAATATCTTCTGAAAAAGGTTGAGATAACGGTGAACTGGCTAAAGCCCACTGCTGAGGAGAAGTTAAATTGATCGGAATTTGTGTTGCTTCGAAGTCATCTAAATATGATGTAGCTGCTCCATTAACATCAATTCCACTTGGTGAACCTGGTAATAAATATGCCATATCTGCTCT
This genomic stretch from Tenacibaculum jejuense harbors:
- the sov gene encoding T9SS outer membrane translocon Sov/SprA, coding for MGENFRNKCLTALALLVSVVLFAQNTTKKNDSITKKKDTVIPLKYNFNFNQKAHLFLNNPTSVEVSYDKSIDKFVIVEKIGDYVIGTPMYLTPREYNKFRLRNDLKSYFKEKVDAANPNKKGSEKARKNLLPKYYVNSKFFESIFGGSEVEVIPTGQISIKLGGIYQNTENPQISVENQSSFTFDFDQQISASIQAKVGTRLQVTANYDTQTTFDFQNIIKLEYTPTEDDIIQKIDAGNVNLPIKNSLINGAQALFGVRADFQFGKTTIRSVFSQQNSQSRNVVAQAGGSIETFEIRATDYDNDRHFFLSQFFRENYESALKNYPLINSPININRIEVWVTNRNQNVTDFRSIVAFADLAESKPNNLVSAEAVGGVFQEGYVDVVNNPITVRGQNLPYNGVNDINDLFVDNGGIRDVATINTAVPAQMVQGRDYSYLQNARKLQPNEYTLHPQLGFISLNRRLNDGEVLAVAYEYTVVGAQENGAPVSETIFRVGEFSNDGINAPSNIAVKLLRSEILTTRREIAPNDFVPFPTWRLMMKNVYALGAVPLSQDGFRFELLYRDDNTGILQNTLQGANDPGLLNRTLLNLFEIDKLDQSQFKVDGGDGFFDYVEGITVNSARGLIYFPKPEPFGEDLAITDAGDRQRFAFDQLYSTTKIQAKNEFQDRDKFFLKGYYKSETSRGIPLGAFNIPRGSVRVTAGGRTLVEGVDYVVDYQLGRVQILDPGLEASGVPINASVENNTFFNQQRKTFLGVDVEHKFNENFILGATFLNVTERPITPKVNFGAEPIDNMMFGLNVDFSTEVPYFTKLANKLPFVETDAPSNLSVRADMAYLLPGSPSGIDVNGAATSYLDDFEATQIPINLTSPQQWALASSPLSQPFSEDIDLRYNDNRGKLAWYSIDQLFYTNGAARPSNINDIELSRNEVRQISFSELFPNTDLDITQLNLVRTLDLAFYPNERGPYNFNQAAGNPEDKWGGIMRALTTTNNFEQANVEYVQFWLMDPYEGYSLTTEEGLPNGVDPQSDINQGKLFINLGSISEDILRDSQKQFENGLSTTQNPAPQVETVWGNIPRNPSILYAFSTDPDERSQQDVGLDGLNDTQELEKIVQNFPGITNVEQARSIFGNDPAGDNFQFFRGSEFDATGASILTRYKNYNGTQGNSPTIDQSSEDFPTSGSTYPDAEDLNRDQTMDAVSAYFEYEVSLKKNDLVKGSNFIVDVKSEPISLPNGDTRSTTWYQFRIPVRNGFSQAVGGITDFNSIRFMRMYLTQFRMPVVLRFAELELVRGDWRRYTRTLDPAVQPQEDLDNVDLNNFEVGVVSIEQNDDRYELPPGIPREQLQGTNRIQRQNEQSSTITVTDLEPNKARAIFKNISIDLRRYKNLKMFLHAEDIPGRVVGDNDMNAIIRLGTDLNDNYYEIERPLILSTSSAGPLDVWPEENNLDVQLTELASLKLERDGTGTAVTDVYTSTASNGLIIKVKGNPTLAQIRTVLLGVKNNTSTNVSGEVWFNELRAVGFDNKGGWAAVLNADANFADVADLSLAGSMSTVGFGNVDQRVQERSLEENKQYSVATNVQLGKMMPQKWNMQVPMSYSYGEQFIDPKFDPQYQDVELADAKASGSDQVKRNAENAQDYTRRKSISFINVKKNRNPKSDKKPKFYDVENISVSYAFNEEFHRDYNIERFVNQNLMAGASYNFNFAPWSIEPFKKSEKLKSKHWKFIKDLNFNPIPKSLALNSKINRNYNLQQSRNLVDLPVAQPELIQRRFLFDWDYAVVFDLTRSLNLNFKATNNYIYDSFGEDEELEIFDKFFAFGRRNQYHQTLNATYNLPINKLPYLNFITSDYGYTADFDWQASSRSTITETDINGNSVDVSIEDKVGNMIQNANKHNINATIDFNRFYKTLGLDKLLLKGTKKKGAKGKVALGAKAKNAPKPKLKKNASFSQKLLKGTYDVITSVKRAKISYSQENGTLLQGYRPSVGFLGRSNFNGNAAPTFGFVFGSQTDIISKGIEQGWLVTRGENEDYFNKNFAQTQANKLDYNISIKPFKDFTIDLRGTRIRTSNTSQQLDIVRFADGSVRQNPDLLAFETGNFNISHFMLGTMFEDSDALYEKFLGYRQIVSDRLASQAQPNGIFRAFQREGQQSMLPAFLAAYSGVNPNDVDTGIFRNIPIPNWTMRYNGLMKVKWFKKRFSSFTLSHSYKSSYSILNYTNNLQFDPNDLSLTNSSGNYQPELLISSATLVDEFSPLIKVDMKMKNSFSFRGQINKDRSLTLNFNNNTLTDIKGTEYVLGLGYRIKDVKFITRITGKKETLKGDVNFRADISLRDNLTLIRSIDEQNNQITGGERLFGLKFLADYNLNKNLTVSFYYNHNTFDYAISTNFPRQSINGGFNLVYNLGN
- a CDS encoding energy transducer TonB, translated to MEIKKNPKFNLENYSKLFIQLGLVLALFVTYVAIEYKTYEKDYGDLGSADLGSEVEEETLVINAPPPPPPPPPAPPPPTPEKIEVVEDDKEIEETVIESTETDESEAVEVEEIEEIEEVEEVVEDVPFSIIEEVPVFPGCKGTNQQKKDCLNKKMRKHVQRYFDAELANELGLAPGKKRIFVQFKIDKDGTITSVRARAPHPRLKKEAERIAKKLPKMVPGRQRGKPVRVGYTLPITFNVE
- a CDS encoding glycosyltransferase 87 family protein encodes the protein MNFLKRNSTILLVALFSSVLYYFFAYHTVRTQFTQVVTIWLLLFSGYYLLTKKTKIPTNYYLTIAIVFRLIFIATIPNLSQDFYRFIWDGRMIFEGFNPYISLPEIFINEGNYPIKQATELYAGMGAMNGSHFTNYPPINQLCFYIAALLSNESILGAAIVMRVIIILADIGIFYFGYKLLKNLNKNPNLIFLYLLNPFIIIELTGNLHFEPVMLFFFVWALYNLQKKNWILSAFLIAFSINVKLIPLLFLPLFFFWFIKKENNIQWNQFGKLILFYSIIILMSIALFVPFFSNELIDSYTNSIGLWFRNFEFNASFYYILREIGYMFRGYNEIATIGKITPVLTILFLAYLTFFKRNNLFETLATSMLFGLSFYYFTTTTMHPWYLATLIVLSIFTKYRFPLIWSAMIILSYQAYANTPWKENLWFVFVEYLVVYLFMFYEIKTHSRLSGKNCYEKEKESGL
- a CDS encoding energy transducer TonB; translation: MKKFKKNPKKQLEKFSTIFMQLGLVAVLFIVFVTLEYKTELKKEVAEKYDEDNSKPIVFEQLPVLIKRVEKVEQAVKKTRQKPVVLEKPEVVENDQEIIEQVIDSDDDIVEVNDDDIIEIVEEDVAKKEDEPVSMTFVQKAPIFKGCEDLSESEARVCFEKKMKRLVQRHFNTDLANELGLQSGKKRIVTQFVIDKKGEITDIVIRAPHPRLKKETSRIIKKIPKFKPGIQNNEPAKVRYTLPISFMVE
- the gcvH gene encoding glycine cleavage system protein GcvH: MNIPAELKYTKDHEWIKIEGDVATIGITDFAQSELGDIVYVDVDTLDDTVAIEEVFGSVEAVKTVSDLFMPLTGEVTEFNETLEDEPELVNSDPYGAGWMIKIKIADTSQIEGLLDAEAYQELIKG
- a CDS encoding VanZ family protein, which codes for MLKLIKSLLKDKAIYLAILLTLIITYLSLANLKGKSIINFSSIDKVQHALAYFTLAVIWMLAFIKKSKKKAVVILCIAFGILMEFLQANLTSYRSFEYLDMLANTVGVLIGLLFFNRIEKNLINMLNSL